One segment of Prionailurus bengalensis isolate Pbe53 chromosome X, Fcat_Pben_1.1_paternal_pri, whole genome shotgun sequence DNA contains the following:
- the LOC122476757 gene encoding centromere protein V-like protein 3 — MGRVRNGANTQQLQGQKRPGDPAAACAAIAVMGARRPPFQVRVGSHAAGRKPAAARRDSARLRRKRWWRRAREAASRGPLPAPKPPAPAASPGEMDLGAQRERWETFRKRRGLSCEGAAKFLLDTFEYPGLVYHTGGCHCGAVRFAVWAPADLRVVDCSCRLCRKKQHRHFLVPASRFTLLLGAESIVTYRSHTHPALHSFCSRCGVQSFHASVSDPGVYGVAPHCLDAGTVRSVVIEEVDGGNWGEEATKELKAIQNASPE; from the coding sequence ATGGGCAGAGTGAGAAACGGCGCAAACACCCAGCAGCTGCAGGGGCAAAAACGGCCCGGGGATCCCGCCGCAGCCTGCGCAGCCATCGCGGTCATGGGCGCGCGGCGCCCCCCTTTCCAAGTCCGCGTGGGGAGCCACGCGGCGGGGAGGAAGCCGGCGGCCGCCCGGCGGGATTCCGCAAGGTTGCGGCGGAAGCGCTGGTGGCGGCGAGCCCGGGAGGCAGCCTCCAGAGGCCCGCTACCAGCCCCGAAGCCGCCGGCGCCCGCCGCGTCCCCGGGCGAGATGGACCTGGGCGCTCAGCGGGAGCGCTGGGAGACGTTCAGGAAGCGGCGGGGCCTCAGCTGCGAGGGCGCCGCCAAGTTCCTGCTGGACACCTTCGAGTACCCGGGCCTGGTGTACCACACCGGCGGCTGCCACTGCGGCGCGGTCCGCTTCGCCGTCTGGGCCCCCGCAGACCTGCGCGTGGTGGATTGCAGCTGCAGGCTGTGCAGGAAGAAGCAGCACCGGCACTTCCTCGTCCCGGCCTCGCGCTTCACTCTCCTGCTGGGCGCCGAGAGCATCGTCACGTACCGATCCCACACGCACCCGGCGCTGCACAGCTTCTGCAGCAGGTGCGGGGTGCAGAGTTTCCACGCGTCTGTCTCTGACCCCGGGGTTTACGGCGTCGCCCCGCACTGCCTGGACGCGGGCACCGTGCGCAGTGTGGTCATCGAGGAGGTCGACGGTGGCAACTGGGGGGAGGAGGCCACGAAGGAGCTCAAGGCCATCCAGAACGCGTCTCCCGAGTGA